A region of Ornithodoros turicata isolate Travis chromosome 5, ASM3712646v1, whole genome shotgun sequence DNA encodes the following proteins:
- the LOC135395848 gene encoding uncharacterized protein LOC135395848, translating into MNRQDYINEGLRQLSCTSFYENLDADPTERIVASITKELKALKSKKEIDATLYEYLLPRNSTPGRFYMLPKIHKEGNPGRPIVSCNGTATEKISSFVDHVLKDIPPQLPSYIKDTNHFLQILNQCQPPTSSFLVTLDVSSLYTNILHDDGIIAVETAFSRYAGHSPIDPLALSKLVNLILKNNNFEFDSQHYLQISGTAMGTKMAPTYANIFMGTLEEKFLEGRERKPALYKRYLDDIFMIWPHSERDLIEFINDLNQFHPTIKFTHTYSTATVNFLDVQVRLQDGVLSTDLFRKPTDSQQYLSFHSCHPRHTKLAIPYSQALRYRKICSNDDDLDRNLNQLQQTFVDRHFPPNLVKDALNRARKNRAPVTIRYPKK; encoded by the coding sequence ATGAATAGGCAAGATTATATTAACGAGGGTCTGCGACAATTGAGTTGCACTTCGTTTTATGAAAATCTGGACGCCGACCCCACGGAACGAATTGTTGCGAGCATCACGAAAGAACTAAAAGCCCTAAAAAGTAAGAAAGAGATCGACGCGACGCTCTACGAATACCTTCTTCCCCGAAATTCCACACCGGGCAGGTTCTACATGCTGCCAAAGATTCATAAAGAAGGAAACCCTGGCAGGCCAATTGTGTCTTGCAATGGTACAGCCACAGAAAAGATATCCAGCTTTGTAGATCACGTCCTCAAGGACATACCCCCACAACTACCGTCCTACATCAAGGACactaaccatttccttcaaataCTAAATCAGTGCCAGCCCCCCACATCAAGTTTCCTAGTTACATTAGATGTCTCGTCCCTCTACACTAATATTCTCCACGATGACGGCATTATTGCAGTTGAGACAGCTTTTTCTAGATACGCCGGACACAGTCCTATCGACCCACTTGCCCTGTCCAAGCTAGTAAACCTAATCCTTAAAaacaataacttcgaatttgacagTCAGCACTACCTCCAAATCAGcggcacggctatgggcactaaaatggcgcctacttatgcaaatatattcatgggaACTTTGGAAGAAAAATTTCTGGAAGGACGTGAGCGAAAGCCGGCACTTTACAAACGCTACCTGGATGatatatttatgatctggccacattcagAAAGGGACCTCATagaattcataaatgatctcaaCCAATTTCATCCCACTATTAAGTTCACCCACACGTATTCAACTGCaactgttaacttcctagatgttCAGGTAAGACTACAAGACGGAGTTCTAAGCACCGACCTATTCCGGAAGCCcactgactcccaacagtattTGTCCTTTCACAGCTGTCACCCACGGCATACAaagcttgccatcccttacagccaagcccttcggtacaggaaaatctgctcgaacgaTGACGATCTTGACAGGAATCTAAATCAGTTGCAACAAACATTCGTTGACCGCCATTTTCCACCGAACCTTGTGAAAGACGCTCTCAACAGGGCCCGCAAAAATAGAGCGCCAGTCACTATTCGGTACCCGAAAAAATAG
- the LOC135395849 gene encoding uncharacterized protein K02A2.6-like: protein MDAMKDIFVQHGLPQVLVTDNGPPFTSQQFTTFLAELGVHHVRTPPYHPKSNGQAENFVRTFKTALSRSAMEGRENIREFLLKYRVTPHASTGRPPCERLNSRHYRSVLDLVRPSDFSPIPTSTNAGARERQRRCHDKRARDRSFGKDACVWMLDPQRKGHWKTGKIMEKEGRVIFHLRDADGKIHRVYKDHLKLRGSLESWESGFSKTTADQDLVLEGPEIPLPFPEVEDPPLSDGNRHTSLSAQPPRDGQAIAPSSEAAPTGDDTRRYPLRIRRSVDRYGSTY, encoded by the coding sequence ATGGATGCCATGAAAGACATTTTCGTGCAGCATGGGCTTCCACAGGTTCTGGTGACAGATAATGGACCTCCCTTCACCAGTCAGCAGTTTACAACCTTCCTTGCGGAACTTGGAGTTCATCACGTTCGTACGCCTCCATATCATCCGAAGTCTAACGGACAAGCTGAAAACTTCGTACGAACGTTTAAAACAGCGCTATCTCGCTCCGCTATGGAGGGGAGAGAAAATATCAGAGAGTTCCTGCTCAAATACCGTGTAACGCCACATGCATCTACAGGTCGTCCACCGTGCGAGCGGCTCAACAGTAGGCACTATCGGTCTGTGTTGGACCTTGTTAGACCTTCTGATTTTTCTCCGATTCCTACGTCAACGAATGCGGGTGCCCGAGAGCGACAAAGGCGTTGTCATGATAAACGGGCACGGGACCGATCTTTTGGAAAAGACGCATGCGTGTGGATGCTTGATCCACAGAGGAAAGGTCACTGGAAAACCGGAAAAATTAtggaaaaagaagggagagtgATCTTCCATTTGCGAGATGCTGATGGGAAGATTCATCGAGTATATAAGGACCATCTTAAGCTCAGGGGGTCTTTGGAATCGTGGGAAAGCGGATTTTCGAAGACAACGGCAGATCAAGATCTTGTGCTCGAGGGACCGGAAATTCCTTTACCGTTCCCCGAAGTGGAGGACCCACCATTGAGTGACGGAAATCGTCATACGTCCTTAAGTGCTCAACCACCGAGGGATGGACAGGCTATCGCACCTTCAAGTGAAGCGGCTCCTACGGGCGACGATACACGCCGATACCCCTTGAGGATCCGTCGTTCAGTAGACCGCTATGGCTCTACTTATTAA